In Lascolabacillus massiliensis, a single genomic region encodes these proteins:
- a CDS encoding pirin family protein: MINKRKATQIVRGQHAVDGAGVRLRRVLGTNNITDFDPFLMLDGFDSTDPDDYIKGFPWHPHRGIETITYLVKGKIEHGDSLGNKGTINDLECQWMTAGSGIIHQEMPKTSDRMLGCQLWVNMPAKDKMNHPAYGDITQDKVVITEEENAVIRIIAGSYKGKTGVFEGKYVKVQYLDVDLAPDSTWIYSETPNDETLFIYLLDGTLAVDEKLSDFENKSCAVLFTSADKNATENDSVVVRSGNKGARFVLLAAKPLREPVAWGGPIVMNSGEELETAFDELDRGTFIKHKI, translated from the coding sequence ATGATCAATAAAAGAAAAGCAACACAGATTGTCAGAGGACAGCATGCAGTAGACGGCGCAGGAGTACGTTTACGAAGAGTCTTGGGAACAAATAATATTACCGATTTCGATCCATTTTTAATGCTCGACGGATTCGATTCAACAGATCCGGATGATTACATAAAAGGCTTTCCCTGGCATCCTCACAGAGGCATTGAAACAATCACCTATCTTGTGAAGGGAAAGATCGAACATGGCGATAGTCTGGGAAACAAAGGTACTATCAACGACTTGGAGTGTCAATGGATGACGGCAGGATCCGGAATTATTCACCAGGAAATGCCAAAAACATCAGATAGAATGCTTGGATGTCAGCTATGGGTAAATATGCCTGCAAAAGACAAGATGAATCACCCGGCTTATGGTGATATCACACAGGATAAGGTTGTAATAACTGAAGAAGAAAATGCGGTAATCAGAATAATAGCAGGTTCTTACAAAGGTAAAACAGGTGTTTTTGAGGGGAAGTATGTTAAAGTGCAATATTTAGATGTTGACTTGGCTCCTGACAGCACATGGATCTATTCTGAAACACCCAATGATGAAACACTTTTTATATATCTGCTGGATGGGACACTCGCTGTGGATGAAAAGTTATCTGATTTTGAAAACAAATCATGCGCTGTGCTTTTTACATCTGCCGATAAAAACGCAACAGAAAACGACAGTGTTGTTGTTCGCTCCGGGAACAAGGGTGCACGATTTGTTCTCCTGGCTGCAAAACCACTTCGAGAGCCGGTTGCGTGGGGAGGTCCGATTGTAATGAATAGTGGCGAAGAACTTGAAACTGCATTTGATGAACTGGACAGAGGTACATTTATCAAACATAAAATATAG
- a CDS encoding DEAD/DEAH box helicase, producing MSIKLSLGDPEIIQVQLLKIDHDKKLLICFVNNEDDKNCIVRYDISPDNNIFTPSVEQFWEGAKLNLVNSYKDQNGFLIPTYIILEPDYLIDASAIAECFQDYLISPIHYFRNRFEKMENRSYLLLGNLANFFLDELVFAEEVDNVSFENIFLKSFKQSPFEYTSCEDIRSESDFRSFMNRAQQLFNNIKRVVRYDFPKMGININFCTLEPSFFSVKYGFQGRLDLLYTNPITNDTRIIELKSGRLPYPAFNISKITLNHKVQTYVYRLMIDSVFYDKRAKVEASILYASGNNPGENIRKANIDGDLEKSILNLRNLIIINEHKIITGELESVESMFKSMLREIETENPVPVFYQHKINRFQNVLTQSSDIERIYFYRFIQFVSRELYHQKTGDMDYETPTGMASLWNSSFDERAEALNVLYDLSILNIDDSANDMTIIFSRPQPTREDENLSGNNIVNFREGDICIVYPREDVNDTVLNKQILKGTIVKITPEKVEVRFRYKQKNRHYFEDNQFWAIEHDSLDSSLNSMYKSLFEFISSSKQKRELLLGIKQPKCSAIKQENSDINDISYPENIINQALNAEDYFLIVGPPGTGKTSIFARRLIEEYYKKPDVNIMVIAYTNRAVDELCGAINAAFGYSDGDCDKYIRVGSELSCDSAYQHRLLQRVSEKAADRDSLRKEINDTRIFISTLASITGKMELFSLKQFQIAIIDEASQILEPQIIGLLPLFDKFIMIGDHNQLATIVLQEEEKSRINETQLQEIGITDCRESFFERLLRRCKSQGWTHSFTQLTHQGRMHNEIAAFPSTYFYSENLFPALDWQTGEWRLSNSNGNLYDKYIATKRTILFSTERKEINNISNKINQSEAEIIAELIESIQRVYNDNNITYDSSKIGIIAPYRNQIALIRHKLSEARIDDYENIMIDTVERFQGSQRDIIIVSFCINQPGQFRYLCNLNYDGTVDRKLNVALTRARQQLFLVGNAQLLLKHPIYKSLVNFYSYKTVVL from the coding sequence GTGATCCTGAGATCATTCAGGTGCAGTTATTGAAAATCGATCATGACAAAAAGCTTTTAATTTGCTTTGTTAATAATGAAGATGATAAAAACTGTATTGTAAGATATGATATCAGTCCAGATAACAATATATTCACCCCATCAGTTGAACAGTTTTGGGAAGGGGCAAAACTTAACCTGGTAAATTCATATAAAGATCAAAATGGATTCCTGATACCAACCTATATAATTCTTGAACCAGATTATCTTATTGATGCTTCCGCTATTGCGGAGTGTTTTCAGGATTATCTTATCTCTCCAATACACTATTTTCGCAACAGGTTTGAGAAGATGGAAAATCGTTCTTACCTGCTACTTGGAAATCTTGCCAACTTCTTCCTTGATGAATTGGTGTTTGCCGAGGAGGTAGACAATGTATCTTTTGAGAATATATTCCTGAAATCTTTCAAACAATCACCATTCGAATACACAAGTTGTGAGGATATCCGTTCAGAGAGTGATTTCCGTAGTTTCATGAATAGAGCACAGCAACTCTTCAATAATATCAAACGTGTTGTACGATATGATTTCCCCAAAATGGGGATAAATATAAATTTCTGCACCCTTGAACCATCATTCTTCAGTGTTAAGTATGGATTTCAGGGAAGACTCGACCTTCTTTACACTAACCCTATCACAAATGATACCAGGATCATTGAGTTAAAGTCGGGCCGTTTGCCCTATCCCGCTTTTAACATCTCCAAAATAACACTTAATCATAAAGTACAGACCTATGTTTATCGTCTTATGATTGATAGTGTCTTTTATGATAAAAGAGCCAAAGTTGAAGCATCTATATTGTATGCATCCGGAAACAATCCAGGAGAAAATATCAGGAAGGCAAATATTGATGGAGATCTTGAAAAATCCATACTAAATCTTCGTAATCTTATAATTATTAATGAGCATAAAATAATTACAGGTGAGTTGGAGTCTGTTGAATCTATGTTCAAATCGATGCTCCGGGAAATAGAAACTGAAAACCCTGTTCCTGTTTTTTATCAGCATAAAATAAATAGGTTTCAGAATGTACTCACTCAAAGCAGTGATATTGAACGGATATACTTCTACAGGTTTATACAATTTGTATCCCGCGAGCTATATCATCAAAAAACAGGAGATATGGATTATGAAACACCAACCGGGATGGCTTCTTTGTGGAACAGTAGCTTTGATGAACGTGCCGAAGCACTTAATGTACTTTACGATTTATCAATTCTAAATATTGATGATTCTGCAAATGATATGACAATTATCTTCAGCAGACCTCAACCCACCCGTGAAGATGAAAATCTGAGTGGCAATAATATTGTAAATTTCCGTGAAGGTGATATCTGTATTGTATACCCCAGGGAAGATGTAAATGACACTGTTCTGAATAAACAGATCTTGAAAGGCACAATTGTAAAGATAACACCTGAAAAAGTAGAAGTAAGGTTTAGATATAAACAGAAAAATCGGCATTATTTTGAAGATAACCAGTTTTGGGCAATAGAACATGATTCACTCGACTCATCACTTAACAGCATGTATAAGAGTCTTTTTGAATTTATCTCTTCGTCTAAACAGAAAAGAGAGCTACTGTTGGGCATAAAACAACCTAAATGTTCGGCTATCAAACAGGAAAACTCCGATATTAATGATATCTCTTACCCGGAAAACATCATCAATCAAGCTCTAAATGCTGAAGATTATTTCCTGATTGTGGGACCTCCGGGTACAGGCAAGACTTCAATTTTTGCAAGGCGTCTTATTGAGGAATATTACAAAAAGCCTGATGTAAATATCATGGTCATTGCATATACTAACCGCGCTGTGGATGAACTCTGCGGCGCGATTAATGCTGCATTTGGATACAGCGATGGCGATTGCGATAAATATATTCGTGTGGGTAGCGAACTGTCGTGTGACAGTGCTTATCAGCACAGACTATTACAGAGAGTATCAGAAAAAGCTGCGGACAGAGATTCACTTCGAAAGGAAATAAATGACACACGTATATTTATTTCGACACTTGCCTCTATCACAGGCAAGATGGAACTGTTTTCACTCAAACAGTTTCAGATTGCAATTATTGATGAGGCATCACAGATACTGGAACCTCAGATAATCGGACTACTTCCACTGTTTGATAAGTTTATAATGATTGGTGATCATAATCAACTTGCGACAATCGTACTTCAGGAAGAGGAAAAGTCAAGAATAAATGAAACGCAGTTACAGGAAATCGGTATCACTGATTGTCGTGAGTCTTTTTTCGAAAGACTCTTGCGCCGATGTAAGTCTCAAGGCTGGACTCACTCATTTACACAGCTCACTCACCAAGGCAGGATGCATAATGAAATTGCCGCATTTCCGTCAACTTATTTTTATTCTGAAAACCTTTTCCCTGCACTTGACTGGCAAACAGGTGAGTGGAGGTTGAGTAATTCAAATGGCAATCTCTATGATAAGTATATTGCTACGAAGAGAACTATTTTATTTTCAACCGAAAGAAAAGAGATCAATAATATATCAAATAAAATTAACCAAAGTGAAGCAGAAATCATTGCAGAACTTATTGAATCAATTCAAAGAGTTTATAATGATAACAACATAACTTATGACAGCAGTAAGATTGGTATTATTGCCCCATACAGGAATCAGATTGCTCTTATCAGACACAAGCTTTCAGAAGCTCGGATTGATGACTATGAGAATATAATGATTGATACAGTAGAGCGTTTTCAAGGGAGTCAGCGCGATATTATTATTGTTTCCTTCTGTATAAATCAACCGGGACAATTCAGATATTTGTGTAACCTGAATTATGACGGAACCGTAGACCGTAAGTTAAATGTTGCATTAACACGTGCAAGACAGCAACTTTTCCTCGTAGGGAATGCTCAATTATTATTAAAGCACCCTATATATAAATCTCTTGTAAATTTTTACAGTTATAAAACTGTTGTGCTTTAA
- a CDS encoding NnrS family protein yields MNNNHTIHHYFFISALVTIFTLGCMWGAINLLMIGLEENFHSIDYSWVLAHGHAMVFGFVGLFIMGFSYRALPHFMNTTLWKPQLAISTLPLMIFGILLQAYAHVIAPRQPYLLLGISAGIIQIIAVVIFALVIARTMQSATIRGSSAGLSIAALGWFLIAAILNPIIFWLFESTSTQEEFLFNVSSFNIPYRDIQTLGIAVMMILGVSLHILPNAYGFREPTKRWRNFLLWGVNGAILFGVISFTTGMTTGVHWWHAANGITYIILLIAAIGTPIQFGLFKKTSVGVSDRSLKFIRAAYIWFIVAMLLLTFGPYYMFGIYLPMTGGENPFSHAYFGAYRHALTVGFIMMMIVGVSSKIIPGFAGVDFRKTNSLWSVFILLNLGNTWRITSQILTDFYPEAFSFIGVSGFIELIALGLWGYEMIRNIKAGKHIRIN; encoded by the coding sequence ATGAACAACAATCACACAATTCACCATTATTTTTTCATTAGTGCACTGGTCACCATATTTACACTGGGATGTATGTGGGGAGCAATCAATTTGCTAATGATAGGACTTGAAGAAAATTTTCACAGCATCGACTATTCATGGGTTCTGGCACACGGTCATGCAATGGTGTTCGGTTTTGTAGGCCTTTTTATTATGGGCTTTTCTTACCGTGCATTGCCCCACTTTATGAATACCACCTTGTGGAAACCACAACTGGCTATTTCAACCTTGCCACTAATGATCTTTGGCATACTGCTTCAAGCTTATGCGCATGTTATAGCACCCCGTCAACCCTACTTGTTACTTGGGATTTCAGCCGGCATAATACAAATTATTGCTGTCGTAATTTTCGCTCTGGTGATAGCACGAACTATGCAAAGTGCCACTATCAGGGGTAGTAGTGCAGGACTATCAATTGCTGCATTAGGTTGGTTTCTTATCGCTGCAATATTAAATCCGATAATATTCTGGTTATTTGAGTCGACCTCAACTCAGGAGGAGTTTCTCTTTAATGTTTCTTCATTCAACATACCCTATCGCGATATCCAGACACTGGGAATTGCAGTTATGATGATACTTGGTGTATCACTGCACATTTTACCGAATGCTTACGGGTTTAGGGAGCCTACTAAACGATGGAGAAACTTTTTGTTGTGGGGTGTAAACGGAGCCATTCTTTTCGGAGTAATATCTTTCACGACAGGAATGACTACGGGAGTGCATTGGTGGCATGCTGCAAACGGTATTACATATATCATTCTACTTATAGCAGCAATAGGAACTCCAATACAGTTTGGTTTATTTAAAAAAACATCGGTCGGAGTTAGCGACAGAAGTTTAAAGTTTATCAGAGCAGCATACATCTGGTTTATTGTAGCTATGCTACTTCTTACATTTGGTCCCTATTACATGTTTGGAATTTATCTTCCAATGACGGGAGGAGAGAATCCATTTTCTCATGCCTACTTTGGAGCCTATCGCCATGCACTGACCGTCGGCTTTATCATGATGATGATTGTAGGTGTCTCCAGTAAAATTATACCCGGGTTTGCAGGTGTTGATTTCAGGAAAACAAATTCACTTTGGTCTGTTTTTATCCTTCTCAACCTTGGCAATACCTGGCGCATTACTTCTCAGATATTAACCGATTTTTATCCCGAAGCTTTTAGTTTTATCGGTGTCTCAGGTTTTATTGAACTTATAGCCCTTGGATTATGGGGCTACGAAATGATACGTAATATAAAAGCAGGAAAACATATCAGGATAAATTAA